Genomic segment of Drosophila ananassae strain 14024-0371.13 chromosome 2L, ASM1763931v2, whole genome shotgun sequence:
agttttaaagctatcgattAAGTCCTTGTACACAATATTCTTTGCACTTCCATAAGGAAAAGTTGCATCATGGAAAAACTATCAAATGCAACTGGGGTCAACTTTTGCTCCATTAAAGCGACCGGCATTTGCCATTTGTTAGAggatttttgttattttttggcGTGGcatttttgtgtatttatgAGCCTGTTTGGTAAGCGAAAAACAAATGGCCATAAATCAAGTGTCATATTCCGGCCACAGACAATGTTCCGAGCTCCAATGTAAATGTTAGACAGACTAACATAAAGTGGTCGAAAATGGAAGATATGGAGCAGGACGAACGAACCGATACAATCACAGAAacgatttaattaaaacactTGAACTGCATTTTAAAGTCGCATGAACGGGAAGGGCAGTTGGCTTAAAGTTCACTCACATCACGTATACGCCATGCATGCCTATTCTGAAGAAGACTGGAGGCGGCGGCGCGTGTGGGATTTTAATTACAGACAGTCGCGCCATTAAAGGCTTTTTATGGCACTTCTTTACCAACAATTTTACTGCCAGCGACAAGGCAGAATAAATTTTATGCACTTTCCCACGACAACGCCAACAACAAGGATCTGGCAGACACGAGTAGTTGAATCAGGACAGCACTAACAGCCATAATCTGCATACAACCAATGCCAGCGATGGTCAAGTGATTTGTGAAAATAGTCTCTTAAATGCCTCGACTTTGGTTCAACTTCAAAATATCTTCAATTGGATATTTGTCGATTTTTGGTCTATGAAATTTCTATGTTTCATAGAAAAGCAAAATTGTTTTGTGATTGAAATAATTTgtcttatttgttttttggcaTTCACAAACAGACTCTTGGAAAAAATTcctaaataatataaatagaaCGGACAGCACCAATAGTTAAATGGGAATTAGACAAGCTTTTAGATAAAATAGAATTGGATGAGTGAACATACAGAAATTCCTGAGTAAAATGTTTGTTTTCACTTAAATGCTTCATTGATACACATTGATTGCTTAATATTCATTATGAATTACAGTTGAATTTAttcacatttttaattttctgatAACAGCGTCTCCTTTAGACACTCTCTCAACTCTAGTAAACATTCGCCATGCACAAAAGTCTTTCCATGCTCCATTTACGCATTTTTTACGCTGTAATTTCAAACAATAATGTAAATAGTTCTCGATTTGCATAGACCATTAAGTTCCGCACACGGTAACCAAAGAGGAGGAAGGCGCCATGGCAATTGTGGCAGATGTCCTCTTGCTGGGTCCTTTAAGCGCCACTTTAGTTTTAACGAGCACTTAATGTCTCTTTAATTACAAAAGTCCCCCGCCGTTGGGTTGATTGAATGTTTGCCATCGAAATTGAGATTAATGGGAAAGGCAAGGAGAAGGTCCGGAAAGGACACTCCATTCATATCAAATAAAGTAGGCAGGCCTTGGCTTATTTTCTGCTCCTACGTCCATATTTTCCTATAGGTTTAAGGGTTAATTCGGTCCATTGGCCCATTTTTCGTCTATTCAAGAGCTCATTATTCGATAAAATGTAGGCCTTTGAAAgcaattaatattattttcaatttattttactGCACCCCAACAGGTTTAATAGCCTTAAAGAAAATGGtctaagaaaaaaaatttcccaatTTCtcttttaaacatttttgaatCATACTTGTGTTCTTTTTAATTTGCAATTACATTCTGTGTTTTGTTAAAAGGCTTTTGTAAATCCAAAACAGAAACACAAAGCATTTATAAAAGCTAAAACAACTAATTCCAGAGAATATAATTTCAAAGAGTTTAATTTAAgttgcttttattttgattACAAACGACTCGCTTTGAGCCCCTTATTTTTAGACGAGGGAAATAAGTTTGCTTGGCCCAGGGCCAACTATGCAAGCACTGaacaaaatgtaaataattttgttttatgttGAAgtatgttttatattaatttggtAGATTGATTTCCATGAGAGCTTAATCTATAATAATGTTTCTTTTGGATATAAAACCCTCTCCAGGCCTATTTTAGCCCGTCAGTACTTTAATGTTAGCagaatagtttttttttccaagtgcACACATTTGTGAACAAGTGCGGCAGACAAGGGGCAATCTTTATGGCACACAGGGGCATAGACAAAGGCCAAACGAGATGGCGATGGCTTGCACTGGTAACCGACTCCTGTAGGATGGCCAATTGGAACGCCTGCAGCTGTTACAGTTCCAGAAGTTGGCCGTCTTCTCGATTCGGCCCGTTGTTCATTATCTCGTCTCAATTGCGACTCGTACAATGCATTAGTTTAATAGTTGGAGAGCTGTCCGCCCAGACAAGTCAATTGTATGACCTTGGCTCGTGTCTGGTAAATGGCGCTTTAATATTTCATCTAACAGATATTTGGCTTTAAATCGGAACATCAATTTACGACACACATCGAATCGACTATATAACGATAAATCGTTGCCATGGCACAGCATTGTCAGATTATGAATGAACAGCCTGGGCCACTGCAAAATATTGTCATTTATTGTGCGAATGATGGCGATAACTCAGCGGATGGCGAATCGAATTTTATGCAGTCCCTGGGCTTCCGTATGGAATGTTGTCATCGTTTTTTGCGTATCGGTTTTGGGCCATTGGAGTGATTCTGATTGACTTTCGAGCGGCCTCCTAATCGATTACTCAATGTCATCACTTTCAGTCATAAACCATTTGGCACAACGTCCTGTTTACGTCAGGACTTGGGCGTTAGACCATGGCCAGGATAATGTCAATAACAAGAGTTTGTCGAGATGCAAAGCATAAGCACATTCGACATTAAATCAGGACATAAAATCAGCCCGTAACGGAATAACACAAACATTGACACATTGTTAGTTGTTTCCGCATCCGCCATTTCATTGGGTTTTCAGCCAGCCAGCTAGTATGCATCGAAATGTTTCCCTCGTGTCGTATCATAAacacataaataaatagaaactTGGTGTCCAAGGTTAGAATCCGGACATCGTCGGATTTAGTTTCAATAGGAGCCAATCATGTGCGCGTGCCGCGTAGTAAACAATAAAAAGAAACATAAAATCTAATTGATATACTCGTATGTTATCATCGAGATGCGAATTTCCTGTCGTTCTGAGTGTATATATTccgtatatatttttatgatttttcgCAGTGGGTGATGCTGATGAAAACATGTATTCAATATGaatgaaatttgtttttaatccCATACACAGGCAGTGGAAATTATAGtcgtattaaaaaaaaaaaccaagaaaagAGGCTTATCAAAAACGCGTGGAACATAAAATCTagaatttattataatttcacCAATTTATAGCACAAAGAGGTTGCCTAATAAGCTTTCCTTAAATAGTCTGAATCATAAAACATatcttttcccaaaaaaatttaagaccATGTTACCaaccaaattttataaaattttcttaAGTTTTGATTTAAACAGCACTTTATTATTCAACTTATTTCttggtttttaataaaactaattACATTTTGGTAATGTGAATGAACTAGTTTATTGAGACTCGATTACGAGTTATTGAGCTAAACTCTAAATTAAAGCAAGGACAAAGAATTGACCTGGAGCTGGAATAtttgtctaaaaaaaaaacacaaacaagcTCGAGAGGCGCTTGCTGCTCGTATCACAGTTGAGTGTGTGTAGCTGGCATTGGAATGGACTCCGGGCCTCTTCAAAAGGCGGCCCTTTCGTCGGAGGAGTCGTTGCCACACCCCGTCGCGGGAGCCTCGGAGACCCCCGCGACCGTCGCGCCCCTCGCCTGCGGTTTGTGGCTGCCTTTGCGTCTGGCACGCCAATTGAATTTGGCCCTGAGACCCTTGAGAGTATTCGAGCTCTTGAGCGTTTTCGCTTTCGCCTTTCGCACTTTCCCACTTGACTCGTCCCCACCCACCGATCCAGCCCCCGATCCGCCTGCGGCCACGCCCCCCATAGGACGGGTGATGCGTGTCAGCTTGAGGCGGGACCGCGAAAGACCCGAGTCGTCGTTTTGGCAACTCAGCTCGTCAATAGAGCACATGGTGGGATGCTGTTGATGGTGCATCTGCTCCTCGGCATATGGCAGATCCGCCTCGAGCAGCGAATGGGCATCGCCCACAGACGAGAGCTGTGAAATCTGCGACTGCAGGATGCGTCGGGGATTGTCGAACAGATCCTGGCGGCTGCGATTTTGACCCTGCAACTGGGAGCTGTCCAGAGATACTCGGTTCAGTCTCTGGGACTGACTTCCAGCTCCATTACCATTCAGCAttgtggtggttgtggtggaAGTCATGGTGGTGCGCACGCTATCCTGGAAAGAGAAATTAAGAGGTCTAATGGTCAGGAAAAATTAAAGTGAACATTTTATTCTTAATTTGTTGCATATATTGAATAAATAAGTTAAAGGGTTCTGTATTTAAGAACTAGTAAATTGGATTTTAAGACaagttttttgaaaacaatagAGCAACTCTataatttagttttatttccaACACAATCTCTCTATAAAACAATCCATACAATGATTCATATTAAGCAATAAACGATTgctaattttattcaaatgatttgttaaaaataatcaaaaagatttttaatttttggtaaACAAAGCTAAATATATCTTTAACCTCAGACCTTTGTATTGCTTTAATATTCttaatattaaacaaaaacttattggaaaatataaacaaaatatgaAGTGACTTGGCAGTCTCCAGAATATTTTCTCTGTTTACTCACGGTCGTGTGAAGGCGCAAGGAACCCGTCTGGTTTCGCCGCAGGGCGCTGTAGGTGTGAGGCAGGCCACGTCCCTGATTTTTGCCCCCCAAGCCAAATTGACGGGCAAGGGTTACCTgaggaaaaaacaatttactCAGTACTTACATAaacaaattgttaaatatttgattCACTCAATTTCTTTCTGTGTGCTGGAGAAACCACACTTTTTAATTAGCTGAAGTATAacgaaaatattaaattcttaCGGTAATCTCACCTTGAAAGCCTCGCGGAACTTGTGGCTCATAATGTTGTAGAGCAGTGGATTAATGCACGTGGAAAGGAAGTAGAGTACTCCGGAGGTGTAGTTGAGGATGCTGAAGACATCGTTGAACCACTGCGATTCGATGCCCGAGGTGGAGCCGTAGACCGCCATCAGGCGCTGGGCGTGGAAGGGCGCCCAGCAGATAAAGAATGCCACCGCAACCgcaactaaaaaatataaaataaaataagaataagaagAAAAATGCAATAAAGATGATGCAACCATAAATTATCTTTAACCAGGAAGCTATGCCTCACCCAGCATCCGGATGACTCGTGTTTGGGCGCTGATACCTCGGCTCACATCGTAACATCGCCGGGGAATCGCCTGGAGCAGCCTGCTTCGCTTCAATTTCACACCGATGAGCACGTAGAGCACACATATGGCTGTCATGGGTCCGCCGAAGAAAAGAAAGCCTGACACAGCAAACACATGCGCGAAAAAGTCGTTTTTCATCTGCAGAATATATTTTACACAATATAAGTAACCAGGCGCAGTAATATGAGAAGGACTTTGGCGGAAGCACAAAACCATAAATTTGATCACTCTAAATTGAGTCAAGCACCATGGAGGATTTCCATGGATAGCTCTATAAAAGTCAACAATTTTCAGCAATTGAGTGAATCAAAgagagtttaaaaataattagatCCTTTTTTCAAACTACATCTAGATTACAATTAATTTTCTGACAACCTAAgctaaataacaaaaattccGAAAGTATTACATTGTTCATAGAAGCCGTAATTATAGTTTAGTAATAAAATGTCATACAATTTTCATTAACccacaattttaattaaaagaaagAATTTTAAGAGCTTTATATATAGAATTTTCAGTATCTTAAAGTACTCAAAGACTCATCATAGTATCACACTTACGAGCCTTAATTGCCCAACTCAATTACTTAATTATGTCGGATACCCGATAATTGGGAGAGAGATTAAAGACCACCCATCAATCATACCGTGCACGAGGATCCTACGCCCTGGACCACCACTGAGAACTGAATCGCCTGGGGAAGGGCCAGTAATAGAGCGGCTATCCAGATGGCAAATATGAACTTTACGGCCCGTGAAAGCTTCGACATCGTGTGCTGCCTGCATCGAAACGAAAACCAATTAGTCCTGGCCAGGGAAAATGGAAATTGTGCTGTGTGGGACGGACATGAACACCATGGAGATGGACATCCACTTGATGGGACTCCACTCACCTGAAAGGATGACAAATGGCAATATATCGCTCCACGGTGAAAGCGGTAATTGTTAGGACAGTAGCGTTGGCCGCAGTCTCCGAAAGTACACTCTCCAATATGCAGACTCCATCACTGAAGGGATAATTGTCCGGATGCCAGAGGTTGTACAAGTCTTGTGGCATGCCTAAAATGGGATGAAATAATTAATGATAAAACCATCCTTTTCATCACAATAATTAGTGTTgtcataaataatttattttcaataattctGTTTTACACTCCCCCTtaactttaataaattttttgatgtGATATTGTaacattactcatacgccacgtTGGCCGGAACAAAAATATTACCCGTAAATATAATCTTTAAAGGCTACAGCCCCTTTTAGTTATTATTTCCTATTGTTgctaattattttatttgcttatttttacaaaaacaaAGTAAAAACCAGATATTGCCTTAACATTACGCATAAGCCCcgttacttaaaaaaaattaggcATCTTCTCACCTGAGCACAACAGGATCATGTCAGATATGGCCAGGTTAAAAAGATAAAAGTTGGTAGCCGTGTGCATAAAGTTGTTTCTAGAGATCACAATACAGGTGATGAGATTGCCCAAAACACCTGCCACAAAGATAAGGGCATAGCCCACACTGAGAGCAGCCAGCAAGGACATCGGTGCCATCGGTGACATCGTGGGAAGCAGCTCCTCCGGTTCCAGGCCCTGCAGCAGGCTGGTAAGGTTGTCGGCCGAGATGTTTAGCACTTGGGTCAgatttaaaaagaatttttcattttgaaaCAGTTGTAGATCTGTTGCCAAGTGGCCGGAAC
This window contains:
- the LOC26514073 gene encoding pyrokinin-1 receptor isoform X6; the protein is MSKLSRAVKFIFAIWIAALLLALPQAIQFSVVVQGVGSSCTMKNDFFAHVFAVSGFLFFGGPMTAICVLYVLIGVKLKRSRLLQAIPRRCYDVSRGISAQTRVIRMLVAVAVAFFICWAPFHAQRLMAVYGSTSGIESQWFNDVFSILNYTSGVLYFLSTCINPLLYNIMSHKFREAFKVTLARQFGLGGKNQGRGLPHTYSALRRNQTGSLRLHTTDSVRTTMTSTTTTTMLNGNGAGSQSQRLNRVSLDSSQLQGQNRSRQDLFDNPRRILQSQISQLSSVGDAHSLLEADLPYAEEQMHHQQHPTMCSIDELSCQNDDSGLSRSRLKLTRITRPMGGVAAGGSGAGSVGGDESSGKVRKAKAKTLKSSNTLKGLRAKFNWRARRKGSHKPQARGATVAGVSEAPATGCGNDSSDERAAF
- the LOC26514073 gene encoding pyrokinin-1 receptor isoform X1 produces the protein MERSPTQEKGDGYSYCKYGIHLPSAWSSPRTRLTAACQFLRMPVLNISADNLTSLLQGLEPEELLPTMSPMAPMSLLAALSVGYALIFVAGVLGNLITCIVISRNNFMHTATNFYLFNLAISDMILLCSGMPQDLYNLWHPDNYPFSDGVCILESVLSETAANATVLTITAFTVERYIAICHPFRQHTMSKLSRAVKFIFAIWIAALLLALPQAIQFSVVVQGVGSSCTMKNDFFAHVFAVSGFLFFGGPMTAICVLYVLIGVKLKRSRLLQAIPRRCYDVSRGISAQTRVIRMLVAVAVAFFICWAPFHAQRLMAVYGSTSGIESQWFNDVFSILNYTSGVLYFLSTCINPLLYNIMSHKFREAFKVTLARQFGLGGKNQGRGLPHTYSALRRNQTGSLRLHTTDSVRTTMTSTTTTTMLNGNGAGSQSQRLNRVSLDSSQLQGQNRSRQDLFDNPRRILQSQISQLSSVGDAHSLLEADLPYAEEQMHHQQHPTMCSIDELSCQNDDSGLSRSRLKLTRITRPMGGVAAGGSGAGSVGGDESSGKVRKAKAKTLKSSNTLKGLRAKFNWRARRKGSHKPQARGATVAGVSEAPATGCGNDSSDERAAF
- the LOC26514073 gene encoding pyrokinin-1 receptor isoform X2, encoding MAVKMLPSNSSGHLATDLQLFQNEKFFLNLTQVLNISADNLTSLLQGLEPEELLPTMSPMAPMSLLAALSVGYALIFVAGVLGNLITCIVISRNNFMHTATNFYLFNLAISDMILLCSGMPQDLYNLWHPDNYPFSDGVCILESVLSETAANATVLTITAFTVERYIAICHPFRQHTMSKLSRAVKFIFAIWIAALLLALPQAIQFSVVVQGVGSSCTMKNDFFAHVFAVSGFLFFGGPMTAICVLYVLIGVKLKRSRLLQAIPRRCYDVSRGISAQTRVIRMLVAVAVAFFICWAPFHAQRLMAVYGSTSGIESQWFNDVFSILNYTSGVLYFLSTCINPLLYNIMSHKFREAFKVTLARQFGLGGKNQGRGLPHTYSALRRNQTGSLRLHTTDSVRTTMTSTTTTTMLNGNGAGSQSQRLNRVSLDSSQLQGQNRSRQDLFDNPRRILQSQISQLSSVGDAHSLLEADLPYAEEQMHHQQHPTMCSIDELSCQNDDSGLSRSRLKLTRITRPMGGVAAGGSGAGSVGGDESSGKVRKAKAKTLKSSNTLKGLRAKFNWRARRKGSHKPQARGATVAGVSEAPATGCGNDSSDERAAF
- the LOC26514073 gene encoding pyrokinin-1 receptor isoform X5, whose amino-acid sequence is MPVLNISADNLTSLLQGLEPEELLPTMSPMAPMSLLAALSVGYALIFVAGVLGNLITCIVISRNNFMHTATNFYLFNLAISDMILLCSGMPQDLYNLWHPDNYPFSDGVCILESVLSETAANATVLTITAFTVERYIAICHPFRQHTMSKLSRAVKFIFAIWIAALLLALPQAIQFSVVVQGVGSSCTMKNDFFAHVFAVSGFLFFGGPMTAICVLYVLIGVKLKRSRLLQAIPRRCYDVSRGISAQTRVIRMLVAVAVAFFICWAPFHAQRLMAVYGSTSGIESQWFNDVFSILNYTSGVLYFLSTCINPLLYNIMSHKFREAFKVTLARQFGLGGKNQGRGLPHTYSALRRNQTGSLRLHTTDSVRTTMTSTTTTTMLNGNGAGSQSQRLNRVSLDSSQLQGQNRSRQDLFDNPRRILQSQISQLSSVGDAHSLLEADLPYAEEQMHHQQHPTMCSIDELSCQNDDSGLSRSRLKLTRITRPMGGVAAGGSGAGSVGGDESSGKVRKAKAKTLKSSNTLKGLRAKFNWRARRKGSHKPQARGATVAGVSEAPATGCGNDSSDERAAF
- the LOC26514073 gene encoding pyrokinin-1 receptor isoform X4, encoding MPQDLYNLWHPDNYPFSDGVCILESVLSETAANATVLTITAFTVERYIAICHPFRQHTMSKLSRAVKFIFAIWIAALLLALPQAIQFSVVVQGVGSSCTMKNDFFAHVFAVSGFLFFGGPMTAICVLYVLIGVKLKRSRLLQAIPRRCYDVSRGISAQTRVIRMLVAVAVAFFICWAPFHAQRLMAVYGSTSGIESQWFNDVFSILNYTSGVLYFLSTCINPLLYNIMSHKFREAFKVTLARQFGLGGKNQGRGLPHTYSALRRNQTGSLRLHTTDSVRTTMTSTTTTTMLNGNGAGSQSQRLNRVSLDSSQLQGQNRSRQDLFDNPRRILQSQISQLSSVGDAHSLLEADLPYAEEQMHHQQHPTMCSIDELSCQNDDSGLSRSRLKLTRITRPMGGVAAGGSGAGSVGGDESSGKVRKAKAKTLKSSNTLKGLRAKFNWRARRKGSHKPQARGATVAGVSEAPATGCGNDSSDERAAF
- the LOC26514073 gene encoding pyrokinin-1 receptor isoform X3 yields the protein MGMPQDLYNLWHPDNYPFSDGVCILESVLSETAANATVLTITAFTVERYIAICHPFRQHTMSKLSRAVKFIFAIWIAALLLALPQAIQFSVVVQGVGSSCTMKNDFFAHVFAVSGFLFFGGPMTAICVLYVLIGVKLKRSRLLQAIPRRCYDVSRGISAQTRVIRMLVAVAVAFFICWAPFHAQRLMAVYGSTSGIESQWFNDVFSILNYTSGVLYFLSTCINPLLYNIMSHKFREAFKVTLARQFGLGGKNQGRGLPHTYSALRRNQTGSLRLHTTDSVRTTMTSTTTTTMLNGNGAGSQSQRLNRVSLDSSQLQGQNRSRQDLFDNPRRILQSQISQLSSVGDAHSLLEADLPYAEEQMHHQQHPTMCSIDELSCQNDDSGLSRSRLKLTRITRPMGGVAAGGSGAGSVGGDESSGKVRKAKAKTLKSSNTLKGLRAKFNWRARRKGSHKPQARGATVAGVSEAPATGCGNDSSDERAAF